A section of the Acanthochromis polyacanthus isolate Apoly-LR-REF ecotype Palm Island chromosome 13, KAUST_Apoly_ChrSc, whole genome shotgun sequence genome encodes:
- the LOC110955228 gene encoding dispanin subfamily A member 2b-like, with translation MEGGNTRTAASSYLAWSILNTLFCCLPLGIAAIVYSCKVQNANAVGDSVVATDASRTAKNLNIVSLVCGIILIIILVAVQVTARQH, from the exons ATGGAAGGAGGCAATACTCGCACTGCTGCCTCATCCTACCTTGCATGGTCGATCCTCAACACTCTGTTCTGCTGTCTGCCTCTGGGAATTGCTGCTATCGTCTACTCATGCAAG gtgCAAAATGCTAATGCTGTTGGAGATTCGGTTGTAGCTACAGATGCATCAAGGACAGCCAAGAACCTAAACATCGTGTCGCTCGTCTGTGGAATAATTCTGATCATCATTCTTGTCGCTGTCCAAGTCACTGCTAGGCAACACTGA